From Agelaius phoeniceus isolate bAgePho1 chromosome 38, bAgePho1.hap1, whole genome shotgun sequence, the proteins below share one genomic window:
- the LOC129133910 gene encoding ubiquitin-like FUBI-ribosomal protein eS30 fusion protein, with protein sequence MQLFIRGQTLLTLELSGSETLAQIKERVAELSGIPPEDQVLLHAGTPLDDEAVLGQSPLPEFTTLDLSTRLLGGKVHGSLARAGKVRGQTPKVAKQEKKKKKTGRAKRRMQYNRRFVNVVPTFGKKKGPNANS encoded by the exons ATGCAGCTCTTCATCCGCGGCCAGACCCTCCTCACCCTCGAGCTCTCCGGCTCCGAGACCCTCGCCCAGATCAAG GAGAGGGTGGCCGAGCTTTCGGGGATCCCCCCCGAGGACCAAGTGCTGCTCCACGCCGGGACCCCCCTGGACGATGAGGCCgtgctggggcagagccccCTCCCCGAATTCACCACCCTGGACCTCTCCACGCGCCTGCTGGGTG GTAAAGTCCACGGCTCCCTCGCCCGCGCCGGCAAAGTGAGGGGCCAGACCCCCAAG GTGGCCAagcaggagaagaagaagaagaagacgGGGCGGGCCAAGCGGCGCATGCAGTACAACCGGCGCTTCGTCAACGTGGTGCCCACCTTCGGCAAGAAGAAGGGTCCCAACGCCAACTCCTGA